In one window of Macadamia integrifolia cultivar HAES 741 chromosome 2, SCU_Mint_v3, whole genome shotgun sequence DNA:
- the LOC122070222 gene encoding uncharacterized protein LOC122070222, whose translation MKILLGLFLFFFFSFSNSYKVDFVEGFEGSKPQDDPSVPFKDDRFDEVKRECKSFISSAIELNPDDGRVYKIKNELSFLNGDWVQQVDGAPLIPFDDSDMPKNSSSLIDPLNLISFWVTGVDSAHPSKKMVSVNGMLFMGITRNGSFGYKPYGQTPEFQMWSGHSQLTIFFQGIYTETEENGGERRMCLLGNAMLPSRQPDSADPWEWVHYFRPTLLQDDRILLLLHYPKTLTLTSRAIRGEMRSLNQKLDIKFFNKIKISSQLGPYANYEFGSTELVSKACHPYPYPDGLMDDGIDVYRGSEFCGILQRFTYREDAFSFVPNWKCNGSKYSDNYCRKLGPFTTGREINSTEGGFKNVRLLMQDVRCEPRNGQGNESTARVSTLFRALPPFANQYTAIGRTGLSHMILAAEGIWSSSTGQLCMVGCIGLVDADGCDSRICLYIPISFSIRQRSIILGSISSLNNKTGSYFPLSFEKIMQPSELWDQFSTSHLSYKYSKFNQAGTVLERNQPSNFREAFKKSFLKYPKLEDSAGYLVSLSFLSEDLTLHVSAIPDPVPKDHIQRTSVQMEVISLGPLLGHYWSLGNSSAGDEIPFQAKTESTEGQLLLNVSAQLILSGKLYSNASALFLEGLYDPTTGKMYLIGCRDVRASWEILFESSDLEAGLDCLIEVIVEYPPTTAWWLVNPVAKISISSRRTEDDPLYFNQIKLITHPILYRKQREDILSRKGVEGILRILTLSVAIACILSQLFYIREKIEAVPYISLVMLAVQALGYSIPLITGAEALFRKMGSESYERPSYDLEKNQWFHVIDYTVKLLVLVAFLLTLRLCQKVWKSRIRLLTRTPLEPGRVPSDKQVLLINLIIHMVGFVIVLIVHAINASQRPLPAEKYIDPRGNVNPLWEWETTLEEYVGLIQDFFLLPQIVGNYLWQIHCNPLRKVYYVGISVVRLLPHVYDYIRAPVSNPYFSEEYEFVNPSLDFYSKFGDIAIPLTAVVLAIIVYIQQRWSYEKLSQTLYSRPHKLLPLGSKVYERLPSMSFEAELASGVNNSEAHGGEQEDER comes from the coding sequence ATGAAGATCCTACTTGggttgttcttgttcttcttctttagctTCTCGAATTCATACAAGGTTGATTTCGTCGAAGGGTTTGAAGGTTCTAAACCACAAGATGATCCTTCTGTGCCCTTCAAGGATGATCGATTTGATGAGGTTAAAAGGGAATGCAAATCTTTTATATCTTCTGCTATTGAACTGAACCCAGATGATGGTAGAgtgtataaaataaaaaatgagctCTCTTTTCTGAATGGGGATTGGGTACAGCAGGTGGATGGGGCACCGTTGATACCATTTGATGACAGTGATATGCCCAAAAACTCTTCGTCTTTAATAGATCCTTTGAATTTAATCTCTTTCTGGGTTACGGGTGTTGATTCTGCTCATCCATCTAAGAAGATGGTTAGTGTCAATGGGATGTTGTTTATGGGCATTACCAGAAATGGCTCGTTTGGCTATAAACCCTATGGTCAAACTCCCGAGTTTCAGATGTGGTCTGGACATTCTCAGTTGACCATCTTCTTCCAAGGGATTTATACAGAAACAGAGGAGAATGGAGGGGAGCGACGGATGTGCTTGTTGGGGAATGCGATGTTGCCTTCTCGTCAGCCTGATTCTGCTGATCCATGGGAATGGGTGCACTATTTCCGACCAACTCTTCTTCAAGATGATCGGATTTTGCTTTTACTTCACTACCCAAAGACCCTTACCTTGACCTCTAGGGCAATCCGTGGAGAAATGAGAAGCTTAAACCAGAAATTAGATATTAAGTTCTTTAACAAGATTAAAATTTCTTCTCAGTTGGGTCCTTATGCAAACTACGAGTTTGGGTCCACAGAGCTTGTTTCCAAGGCTTGTCACCCGTATCCATATCCagatggcttgatggatgatgGTATTGATGTTTATAGAGGTTCTGAATTTTGTGGGATTCTTCAGCGATTTACGTATAGAGAAGACGCCTTCTCTTTTGTGCCCAACTGGAAATGTAATGGCTCAAAGTACTCAGATAACTATTGCCGCAAGTTGGGCCCATTCACGACAGGAAGGGAGATTAATTCAACGGAAGGGGGTTTTAAAAATGTTAGGCTCCTTATGCAGGATGTGAGGTGTGAGCCAAGAAATGGGCAAGGCAATGAAAGCACAGCAAGGGTGTCCACTTTGTTCAGAGCACTTCCTCCATTTGCAAATCAGTATACTGCAATAGGGAGGACAGGTCTTAGCCATATGATTCTAGCTGCTGAGGGAATATGGAGCTCTTCCACTGGGCAGCTGTGCATGGTTGGATGTATCGGACTTGTGGACGCAGATGGATGCGATTCACGAATCTGTTTGTATATTCCCATTTCATTTTCCATTAGACAGAGAAGCATCATATTGGGTAGCATTTCGAGCCTCAATAACAAAACTGGTTCATACTTCCCTCTATCTTTTGAAAAGATAATGCAGCCCTCGGAGCTGTGGGACCAATTCAGCACTTCTCATCTGTCGTACAAATACTCAAAATTCAATCAAGCAGGTACTGTCCTAGAGAGGAACCAGCCCTCTAACTTCCGAGAAGCTTTTAAGAAATCATTCCTGAAATATCCTAAACTTGAAGATTCAGCGGGATATCTGGTCagcctctcttttctctcagaagatctcactcttcatGTGTCTGCAATTCCAGATCCAGTGCCAAAAGACCATATACAAAGAACATCTGTCCAAATGGAGGTAATCTCTCTTGGTCCATTGCTTGGGCATTACTGGTCATTGGGAAATAGTTCTGCGGGAGACGAGATTCCATTCCAAGCAAAAACTGAATCTACCGAAGGACAGCTCCTTCTGAATGTCTCAGCTCAGCTCATACTTTCTGGAAAACTTTACAGCAATGCCTCTGCGCTGTTCCTGGAGGGTCTATATGATCCAACTACTGGAAAAATGTATCTGATTGGTTGCAGGGATGTTCGTGCTTCATGGGAGATCTTGTTTGAGAGCAGTGACCTTGAAGCTGGGTTAGATTGTTTGATTGAAGTGATAGTAGAATATCCACCAACAACTGCATGGTGGCTGGTGAATCCAGTGGCAAAGATCTCAATCTCCAGCCGAAGGACTGAAGATGATCCCCTATATTTTAACCAGATCAAACTTATTACACATCCTATTCTGTATCGAAAGCAGAGGGAGGACATACTTTCACGCAAAGGTGTTGAAGGGATCCTTCGGATTCTTACACTTTCAGTGGCAATTGCTTGTATACTAAGTCAACTGTTTTACATCAGAGAAAAGATAGAAGCTGTTCCCTACATATCACTTGTCATGCTAGCTGTTCAGGCTCTTGGGTACAGCATTCCACTGATTACAGGGGCTGAGGCTCTCTTCAGAAAGATGGGTTCTGAATCTTATGAAAGGCCTTCTTATGATCTTGAGAAAAATCAATGGTTCCATGTAATTGATTACACTGTTAAGCTTCTCGTACTGGTTGCTTTTCTTCTCACCCTTAGACTTTGCCAGAAGGTATGGAAATCTCGCATCAGACTGCTCACACGCACACCTCTGGAACCAGGTCGTGTCCCAAGTGATAAGCAAGTTCTTCTCATCAACCTGATCATACACATGGTAGGGTTTGTAATTGTTCTCATTGTTCATGCTATTAATGCAAGCCAGAGGCCACTTCCAGCCGAAAAGTATATAGATCCACGAGGAAATGTCAATCCCCTGTGGGAGTGGGAAACCACACTAGAGGAGTATGTGGGTCTCATCCAAGATTTCTTCCTGCTTCCTCAAATTGTTGGCAACTACTTGTGGCAGATCCACTGTAACCCCCTCAGGAAAGTCTACTATGTTGGGATATCCGTAGTGAGACTTCTTCCTCATGTTTATGACTACATAAGAGCTCCAGTTTCTAATCCCTATTTCTCTGAGGAGTATGAGTTTGTGAATCCAAGCTTGGATTTCTATTCTAAGTTTGGGGATATTGCAATACCACTTACAGCTGTTGTGCTTGCAATCATAGTCTACATTCAGCAGAGATGGAGTTATGAGAAGCTCAGCCAGACTCTTTACTCAAGGCCTCACAAGCTTCTCCCATTGGGATCAAAAGTGTATGAGAGGTTGCCCTCTATGTCATTTGAAGCCGAGCTTGCCTCAGGGGTGAATAATTCAGAGGCACATGGGGGCGAACAAGAAGATGAGCGATGA